ACACAACTATATCAACAATTTTTTGACTGGTTAAcaagtttgtttttgtttattaaatcaATCACAAACTTGATGTCAATATTTAGTTTTGTACCTCATTTGAATGCATTTACTAAAATGTGGACAGTGAGAGTTGCCATCGTTAAGCTATGGAAGGATTACTCGGCTTCTTGTGATCAAACCATTGAAATGGTTCTCATTGATGCtaatgtaaatttataaaattgattcacatttgtatattcttttatttattttattttcttttattttagttgatttctataaattatattttgttctgATATACAGGGAGATAAGATTCAAGCAATGGTGAAGAATGATTTAGTTAATCAATTCGAGGAGATCCTTGCTGAAGGAAAAACATTCATTTTCACCAAATTCGCTCTGAGTCGCGAATTTGGTTCTTATCGAGCAACTAACCATCGTTACAAGATAAATTTCCTATCCACAACTCTTGTGATGATAACTGATGATTTGCCCACTGGTCTTAATATTTTCGCACCTGTCAAATTCAACGATGTTCTCGATGGAAGTCTCAACCCTGATTTCTTGGTTGGTCAGTATCGTTtaagtgtatatatttttgttttgatggtttcattatttcaatatttatattagtaGTATACTAACTTTTTCTATGTCTTTATTCAGATGTTTTCGGTCATGTTATTGAAGTAGGTCACCTTGAAATGAGTTCGGTTAATGGACGAGTAATCGAAAAGATTTCACTACAGATTCGTGATCTAGAGTAAGTATAATAGGTGAATTTATTTGTTAGCGGAAATCTTTGAACTTAGAGAAGAAGTACTTTggtatcttttaatattttatacttcactaagtatttttatatttattttgtggttTACTCGATTAACTTGAATTCCTAACTTTACTGTGAAGATGAACAATACAAATTTACGTGATTTTTACAATGGTCTCTTAGTGATGTCCGTCTTCGAATTGTGCTATGGGGAAAGTTAGCTCAGATAGTATCAGACGACATCCAGAATCATGATGCGAAGCGTATTATCTTGGTTTTGACTCTTGGGAAGATTAATGTTTCAGAAGGTAACATGGAAGCCACACTTATCcccttttattatataatttaatatattatttcgtctaatattatatgtgttttatgAAGAGCATTATAAATATGTTGTAGGGGATCGTTATATGTCGAACGCTTTAAACATTTCTGAGGTGGAGCTAAACCCTAATATCCCGGTTGTTGATCAATTTCGGGTCCTGTAAGTACCTTTAACTTAACGATCTGAATAATGCGTAACATATATTATGTACAAAATTTAAGATCCTGTTATAATAGTTGTTTGTGTATATTCTGTTAGGCTACAAAATGACGAACTTGGCATAGACATTGTTGTAGCCAAACCAAAAATCGTTATTTCTTCTGTTTCGGAGAAGGAAGATTTCCTAAGGAAAACACCGAGGAAAACCATCGCTGAGATGATTGAATGCCATCAggttatatttttggttttaaattcaTCGAGATTTTTGATCTGAGGTTTGATGATGGAAAATGCTTCAAAGTTATCAAATAAATGTAGGGGGACAAGTGTATTGTTATGTGCACAATCGGGGCTATTGAATCTGACATGGGATGGTACTACTTAACGTGTAAATTTTGTTCAATGGCGGTTCAGTATGAACCGCCTCTTGTGAGTGGTGATCCTTATGTTGGCGATcttaaaaagtccaaaatataCTGTTCCAAATGCCAACGCTATGA
The sequence above is drawn from the Raphanus sativus cultivar WK10039 chromosome 7, ASM80110v3, whole genome shotgun sequence genome and encodes:
- the LOC108815455 gene encoding replication protein A 70 kDa DNA-binding subunit A-like, whose translation is MSSDGSVNNYPTPEIIILSDDDDMQEVDDTNSYFQNISLRYFVDEPLEMKTQHEDFKDLCMMNGNPEAHYIEGILQYFEHENKVTVRVAIVKLWKDYSASCDQTIEMVLIDANGDKIQAMVKNDLVNQFEEILAEGKTFIFTKFALSREFGSYRATNHRYKINFLSTTLVMITDDLPTGLNIFAPVKFNDVLDGSLNPDFLVDVFGHVIEVGHLEMSSVNGRVIEKISLQIRDLDDVRLRIVLWGKLAQIVSDDIQNHDAKRIILVLTLGKINVSEGDRYMSNALNISEVELNPNIPVVDQFRVLLQNDELGIDIVVAKPKIVISSVSEKEDFLRKTPRKTIAEMIECHQGDKCIVMCTIGAIESDMGWYYLTCKFCSMAVQYEPPLVSGDPYVGDLKKSKIYCSKCQRYDPNVLPRYKLHLVVFDNTGSSKFLLFDHLARKLLDQPCIELTGPLADEDPYVLPLALLNLIGKTYLFKIEILRENFMYKHDIFKVNKIITNLDIISEFLRQKSLKIISPECSSQQRDPSDLTPAKRRVGPVVNLDEEPYLNSVTKSGITTRIKKEKHDKSG